The Oryza glaberrima chromosome 9, OglaRS2, whole genome shotgun sequence genome includes a window with the following:
- the LOC127784188 gene encoding mavicyanin-like: protein MCSSNSIAEIGHLTSLSPSPSKCLTQLFPSLFLIIGQMAVSSAVLVGLLVVSCAAVAAATRYTVGDGEGWTTGVNYNNWANGKFFRQGDELVFNYQARAHTVTEVSQTNFDSCNGNSPLSNDNGGSTTIRLSYPGMHYFICTIPGHCSSGMKLAVNVNGDPSYSAASSPAAASAVAAAAAGALIKLALF from the exons ATGTGCAGCAGCAACAGTATAGCTGAGATTGGTCATCTGACATCCttatctccctctccctccaagTGCCTAACCCAACTCTTCCCGAGCCTTTTTCTGATCATTGGACAAATGGCCGTCTCTTCAGCCGTTCTCGTTGGGCTACTCGTCGTGAGTTGCGCCGCGGTGGCCGCAGCCACGAGGTAcaccgtcggcgacggcgagggctgGACGACCGGCGTCAACTACAACAACTGGGCCAACGGCAAGTTTTTCAGACAAGGAGACGAACTCG TGTTCAACTACCAGGCGAGGGCGCACACGGTGACGGAGGTGAGCCAGACCAACTTCGACAGCTGCAACGGCAACAGCCCGCTGAGCAACGACAACGGGGGATCGACCACCATCAGGCTCTCCTACCCGGGCATGCACTACTTCATCTGCACCATCCCCGGCCACTGCAGCAGCGGCATGAAGCTCGCCGTGAACGTCAACGGTGACCCGTCGTACTCTGCCgcctcttcgccggcggcggcgagcgctgtcgccgccgcggcagcgggGGCCCTGATCAAGCTCGCGCTGTTCTGA
- the LOC127784796 gene encoding E3 ubiquitin-protein ligase RING1-like, which yields MLYPERPSRVNGTATVDCSAYPLDCHPVCPGGSCYEIAEPPPPSPVVPRVDVAVDDHHLPVRLLLTVSLLSAFLFISLAVSTILLYRRRVVLRRRRRAATAPLPGDDGFGDGDEEAGGGGGDVHHVWYIRTVGLDEATITSIATAEYRAGVGWGGDCAVCLGEFRDGELVRLLPRCSHPFHAPCIDTWLRAHVNCPLCRSPVVVPSDLPATATEGEAEGGGQAEEHQVFDEISLSESRADVSEDSDASSDTQSEDTAASPEDGGRVMPKPIRRSASMDSPLFLVVVPEAQDDAMRGDRKFPNGQEMKLFSVKEKDATGTSSSSCQAGRFGIGRSMSSSGQGFFFSRNGRSSSAVLPL from the coding sequence atgttGTACCCGGAGCGGCCGAGCCGCGTCAACGGGACGGCCACCGTCGACTGCTCGGCCTACCCGCTCGACTGCCACCCGGTCTGCCCAGGCGGCAGCTGCTACGAGATCGCCgagcccccgccgccgtcgccggtggtccCGCGCGTCGACGTGGCCGTCGACGACCACCACCTCCCCGTAcgcctcctcctcaccgtcTCACTCCTCTCCGCCTTCCTGTTCATCTCGCTCGCTGTCTCCACGATCCTTCtctaccgccgccgcgtcgtcctgcgccgccggcgccgggccgCGACCGCGCCGCTCCCCGGCGACGACGGGTTCGGCGACGGGGATGAggaggcggggggcggcggcggggatgtgCACCACGTGTGGTACATCCGCACGGTGGGGCTGGACGAGGCCACCATCACGTCCATAGCCACCGCGGAGTACCGCGCCGGAGTTGGGTGGGGAGGGGACTGCGCGGTGTGCCTCGGCGAGTTCCGCGACGGGGAGCTGgtccgcctcctcccgcgctGCTCGCATCCGTTCCATGCGCCTTGCATCGACACCTGGCTCCGCGCACACGTCAACTGCCCGCTCTGCAGATCCCCAGTCGTCGTTCCCTCCGATCTCCCCGCCACGGCTACCGAAGGTGAGGCGGAGGGTGGTGGGCAAGCGGAAGAGCACCAGGTGTTTGATGAAATCTCGCTATCGGAATCACGTGCCGATGTCTCCGAGGATTCTGACGCCTCTTCGGACACTCAAAGTGAGGACACAGCAGCTTCACCAGAGGATGGTGGGAGGGTGATGCCTAAGCCAATACGGCGCTCGGCGTCCATGGACTCACCGTTATTCCTGGTGGTTGTGCCTGAAGCGCAGGACGATGCCATGCGGGGTGATCGAAAATTTCCGAATGGTCAAGAGATGAAGTTATTCAGCGTGAAAGAGAAGGATGCAACAGGgacgtcttcttcctcttgccAGGCAGGGCGGTTTGGGATTGGCAGATCGATGTCGAGCAGTGGGCAGGGGTTCTTCTTCTCACGGAATGGGCGTTCCAGTAGTGCTGTGTTACCACTGTGA
- the LOC127784845 gene encoding isoamylase 3, chloroplastic has translation MDSIGINRAPLGSSSSAAAVTARRGIALRPARRSVASTNRVGVATIGFGDASGLRACSEKVRRFDSVRSTTARAQSGNAGRSMTEERGCTMSDTEMPFKYSSGKAFPLGVSQVEGGLNFALFSQHASSVILCLKLPGRGTEDEKGADVVEFVLDQQKNKTGDIWHVIVEGLPASGVLYGYRVGGPQGWDQGHRFDSSTVLLDPYAKLVSGRKYFGVAEEKSSQHFGTYDFDSSPFDWGDDYRLPNLPEADLVIYEMNVRAFTADESSGLDSTSRGSYLGLIDKIPHLLELGVNAVELLPVFEYDELEFKRYPNPRDHMVNTWGYSTINFFAPMSRYASAGGGPVAASKELKQMVKELHKAGIEVILDVVYNHTNEADDAHPYMTSFRGIDNKVYYMLDLNKNAELLNFSGCGNTLNCNHPVVKELILDSLRHWVEEYHIDGFRFDLASVLCRGPDGCPLDAPPLIKEIAKDAVLSRCKIIAEPWDCGGLYLVGRFPNWDRWAEWNGKYRDDLRRFIKGDPGMKGVFATRVSGSADLYQVNKRKPYHGVNFVIAHDGFTLCDLVSYNLKHNDANGEGGCDGCNDNFSWNCGVEGETNDLNVLSLRSRQMKNFHVALMISQGTPMMLMGDEYGHTRYGNNNSYGHDTCINNFQWEQLEQRRDGHFRFFSEMIKFRHSNPILRRDRFLNKNDVTWHEDCWENQESKFLAFTVHDHNSGGDIYLAFNAHDYFVDAVIPPPPHHKCWNRVVDTNLESPNDIVPEGVPFTGPKYRIAPYSSILLKAKP, from the exons ATGGATTCCATTGGTATAAATCGCGCCCCGCTgggttcctcctcctccgccgccgccgtgacagCTCGTCGAGGCATCGCGCTCCGCCCGGCTCGCCGCTCCGTCGCGAGTACGAACCG TGTGGGTGTGGCGACGATCGGCTTCGGGGACGCGTCTGGGCTCAGAGCGTGTTCTGAGAAG GTTAGGCGATTTGATTCTGTACGAAGCACCACGGCGAGAGCTCAGAGCGGGAACGCTGGGAGAAGCATGACCGAG GAAAGAGGATGTACAATGTCTGATACTGAAATGCCATTTAAATATTCCTCTGGTAAAGCCTTCCCATTAGGAGTGTCTCAAGTTGAAGGCGGGCTGAACTTCGCACTTTTCTCTCAGCATGCTTCTTCTGTCATTCTCTGCTTAAAGCTTCCTGGGAG GGGAACTGAAGATGAGAAAGGTGCAGATGTTGTCGAGTTTGTTTTAGACCAGCAGAAGAACAAAACTGGGGATATATGGCATGTGATAGTGGAG GGCTTGCCTGCTTCTGGTGTTCTTTATGGGTATCGTGTTGGTGGCCCTCAAGGATGGGACCAAGGCCATAGATTTGATAGCAGCACTGTTCTTCTGGACCCTTATGCAAAATTAGTTTCTGGTCGAAAGTACTTTGGGGTTGCTGAAGAGAAGTCAAGCCAGCATTTTGGAACATATGATTTTGATAGCTCTCCTTTTGATTGGGGTGATGACTACAGGCTTCCGAATTTGCCTGAG GCAGATCTAGTCATATATGAAATGAACGTCCGTGCTTTCACCGCGGATGAGTCAAGTGGCCTTGATTCGACTTCTCGTGGAAGCTATCTTGGTCTCATTGATAAA ATCCCTCATTTGCTGGAACTTGGCGTTAATGCAGTGGAACTACTTCCTGTTTTTGAGTATGATGAGCTGGAATTCAAGAGGTACCCCAACCCAAGGGACCACATG GTCAATACATGGGGCTATTCTACGATAAACTTTTTTGCACCCATGAGCCGTTATGCTAGTGCCGGTGGTGGACCAGTGGCTGCTTCCAAAGAGCTCAAGCAGATGGTCAAAGAATTGCATAAAGCTGGCATAGAG GTTATTCTGGATGTTGTTTACAACCATACAAATGAGGCGGATGATGCTCACCCGTATATGACTTCTTTCCGTGGCATTGATAACAAG GTCTATTACATGTTAGACCTGAACAAAAATGCTGAACTACTGAACTTCTCAGGCTGCG GGAATACACTGAACTGCAACCATCCTGTTGTCAAGGAGCTCATTCTTGACAGCTTGAGACACTG GGTTGAGGAGTATCACATAGATGGATTTCGATTTGACCTTGCAAGTGTTCTTTGTCGTGGACCAGATGGTTGTCCTCTTGATGCACCTCCACTCATCAAG GAAATTGCCAAAGATGCTGTATTATCTAGATGTAAGATCATTGCTGAACCTTGGGATTGTGGCGGCCTTTATCTCGTAGGGCGTTTCCCTAACTGGGACAG GTGGGCTGAATGGAACGGCAAATACAGAGATGATCTTCGAAGATTTATTAAG GGTGACCCTGGTATGAAGGGGGTGTTTGCGACTCGTGTGTCTGGATCTGCTGATCTCTATCAG GTGAACAAGCGGAAGCCTTACCATGGTGTAAATTTTGTGATTGCACATGATGGATTTACTTTATGTGACCTTGTTTCTTACAACTTAAAG CACAATGATGCTAATGGAGAAGGTGGCTGTGATGGATGCAATGACAACTTTAGTTGGAACTGTGGTGTTGAAG GAGAAACAAATGATCTGAATGTGTTAAGTCTGCGTTCAAGACAAATGAAAAACTTCCATGTAGCTTTAATGATTTCTCAG GGCACCCCAATGATGTTGATGGGCGATGAATATGGTCATACACGTTATGGGAACAACAATAGCTATGGACATGATACTTGCATTAATAATTTCCAATGGGAACAG TTGGAACAAAGAAGAGATGGCCATTTCAGGTTTTTCTCAGAGATGATAAAGTTTCGTCACAGCAACCCAATATTAAGACGAGACAGGTTTCTTAATAAA AACGATGTCACCTGGCACGAGGATTGTTGGGAGAACCAGGAAAGCAAATTTTTGGCATTCAC AGTACATGATCACAACTCCGGTGGAGATATCTATTTGGCATTCAATGCACATGACTATTTTGTGGACGCTGTAATTCCCCCACCACCACACCATAAATGTTGGAACCGTGTG GTGGATACCAACCTGGAATCACCAAATGATATTGTACCAGAAGGGGTGCCATTTACAGGACCAAAATACAGAATTGCTCCATACTCTTCCATTCTGCTCAAGGCAAAGCCTTAG
- the LOC127784072 gene encoding arabinogalactan protein 1-like, whose product MARFQIVALAMAMLFAAASAQAPAATPTPAPKASPPPATPPPTPAPVSAPPAQAPATPPPAPAPAPKASAPAPAPKASAPAPVPAAAAPTPEISSPPAPSPAGLAPSPTAEVTPPPSAAAGVSPAAAWVAAAAVAAAAAFY is encoded by the coding sequence ATGGCGCGCTTCCAGATCGTGGCCTTGGCCATGGCGATGCTCTTCGCCGCCGCATCAGCTCAGGCCCCGGCGGCCACCCCGACGCCCGCTCCCAAGGCGTCCCCtcctccggcgacgccgccgccgacgcctgcGCCGGTGTCAGCGCCCCCGGCTCAGGCCCCGGCCACTCCTCCCCCGGCTCCGGCTCCCGCCCCCAAGGCCTCAGCTCCGGCTCCCGCCCCCAAGGCCTCGGCTCCGGCTCCCGTGCCCGCGGCCGCGGCTCCCACCCCGGAGATCAGCTCGCCACCAGCCCCGTCGCCGGCAGGCTTGGCCCCGTCTCCCACCGCCGAGGTGACCCCTccccccagcgccgccgccggcgtctcccccgccgccgcgtgggtcgccgccgccgccgtggccgccgccgccgcgttctaCTGA
- the LOC127784044 gene encoding uncharacterized protein LOC127784044, with the protein MATLTLPATGAAAQPGQEDPSGIKNPGDGAGDSSGIDSGWVVLGKSDIVPADLAAAAADAGHRQLGFSPLPMLPIWVQMVLGGVVYTAVPFYNRARKAEDEVTKNVETALEVVEHAAEVTEKLAANVSNALPENGTLHKLAEEVEYIAEIVDKDAQKVEIIIKKIEDVSNRIDAAVEPVIEELEKEFKP; encoded by the exons ATGGCAACCCTCACGCTGCCGGCGACCGGAGCCGCCGCGCAACCCGGCCAGGAAGACCCAAG CGGGATCAAGAATCCTGGCGATGGTGCGGGAGATTCGAGCGGCATCGACTCCGG ATGGGTTGTTCTGGGGAAATCTGACATAGTTCCGGCGGATttggctgccgctgccgctgacgCCGGCCACCGACAGCTTGGGTTCTCGCCGTTACCGATGCTTCCAATTTG GGTGCAGATGGTGCTTGGAGGCGTAGTCTACACGGCCGTGCCGTTCTACAATAGGGCCAGGAAAGCCGAAG ATGAGGTGACAAAAAATGTGGAAACTGCATTGGAGGTTGTGGAGCACGCCGCGGAGGTGACAGAGAAGTTAGCTGCTAATGTGTCCAATGCTCTACCAGAGAATGGTACCCTGCATAAGTTGGCCGAGGAGGTTGAGTACATTGCTGAGATAGTGGATAAGGATGCACAGAAGGTTGAAATCATCATAAAGAAG ATTGAAGATGTCAGCAATCGGATAGACGCTGCTGTGGAGCCTGTCATTGAAGAGCTCGAAAAGGAATTCAAACCATAG